GAGCACCCGCCGCGACGCCGCCACGACGGCGTCGGCGGTGAGCGTGGCGCCGGTCATGTTCACCACGCCGCGCCCCACCGCCAGGTCGGGAGAGAGGCGCTTCCCCTCCACCTGGGCCAGCCAGCCGTCCGGCGCCCGGTACTGGGGCGGCTCCGCGAACTTCAGCACCTCGATCCGCTCGATCCGCTCGTCGGGGGTGACCACCACCATCACCACCTCCGGGAGGGTGCGGACGCGGTGCACGTCGAAGTACGCCACCCCCAGCGGGGTGCTGCCGCGGCGGCCGACGTAGTACGTCACCACCCCGGGCTTCACCTCCACCCCGCGCCCCGCGAGCCGGCTCGCCGCCTCCGCCTGGCGCGCGTCCAGGAACGCGGTGCGCCGCTCCACCTGCGCGGGGGCGGGGAAGGCGAGCGCCAGCGCCTCCTGCTGGCTCATGA
The genomic region above belongs to Longimicrobiaceae bacterium and contains:
- a CDS encoding FMN-binding protein, producing the protein MLRRAAGLALAALALLAASPEGGAAQVLMSQQEALALAFPAPAQVERRTAFLDARQAEAASRLAGRGVEVKPGVVTYYVGRRGSTPLGVAYFDVHRVRTLPEVVMVVVTPDERIERIEVLKFAEPPQYRAPDGWLAQVEGKRLSPDLAVGRGVVNMTGATLTADAVVAASRRVLALHRTIGASGAPRPAERK